In a genomic window of Micromonospora cremea:
- a CDS encoding DUF1800 domain-containing protein has protein sequence MADQNVPPRRPRDDRGWDGRQHHTSDGYGDHNASAPYGYDSPHPYQGGYPAQADPREQYADGYVHAGQPAPAPRGPQWVGPEGLGRPAPARPAGTGLPTLDDDDEPGRKVGRRKAIVALSGTAAVVAGGAALAMTPQFRGLFGDDAVADATGSTVTDGTAARPSGQQPSTVRTYTEQNESYMGSRAGEALKKNAPSGGRTFSGPAAAAAETKVTVKTVLAKDPILHLARRATFGATPAVVADIKKLGIDGWIRAQLDPDKIEPSKAELKLAELPTQKLSVQQLRDQRDKLNEQGAQPEREMIDATLARQIWSKRQLFEVMVDFWNDFLHVAAEFDGGEVYRNSFDKDVVRAHALGSYPEMLVAANKHPALLIYLNQKDSRKDAINENLARENLELYSVGVDGGYKEPDVRQAAMLQTGRGVEDGKYVFKPEQHYVGKVKILGFTHPNNSADPKKAEAAIDQYIAYIALHPSTAKYVAQSLATRFVSDTPPKSLVDRLAKTYTTNNGLIKPVLMALFSSSEFWAAVGQKVRRPMEYLVSTYRVLGVSPDPSPKQDNGDNKRTPFARGLRQIHDKLRELGQYPMGQPTPDGYPDVYVAWTSAGTMVNGWNEAGEILAGYRTAFTYTAPEKLVAKPPATAGAYVDALAQRLVNQKLSTREKNLILGVAGVPASAKVDATFNGAITAVARAILASPQHHLR, from the coding sequence ATGGCCGACCAGAATGTGCCACCACGTCGACCGCGGGACGACCGCGGCTGGGACGGACGCCAGCACCACACCTCGGACGGGTACGGCGACCACAACGCGTCCGCGCCGTACGGGTACGACTCGCCCCACCCCTACCAGGGCGGCTACCCGGCCCAGGCGGACCCACGTGAGCAGTACGCCGACGGGTACGTACACGCCGGACAGCCCGCCCCCGCCCCGCGCGGGCCGCAGTGGGTCGGCCCGGAAGGCCTCGGCCGTCCCGCCCCGGCCCGGCCGGCCGGCACCGGACTGCCCACCCTGGACGATGACGACGAGCCCGGCCGCAAGGTCGGCCGCCGCAAGGCCATCGTCGCGCTCAGCGGCACCGCCGCCGTCGTCGCCGGTGGCGCGGCGCTCGCCATGACCCCGCAGTTCCGCGGCCTCTTCGGTGACGACGCGGTGGCCGACGCGACCGGCAGCACCGTCACCGACGGCACCGCGGCCCGGCCCAGCGGCCAGCAGCCCAGCACGGTGCGCACCTACACCGAGCAGAACGAGAGCTACATGGGCTCCCGGGCCGGTGAGGCGCTGAAGAAGAACGCGCCCTCCGGTGGCCGGACGTTCTCCGGCCCGGCCGCCGCCGCGGCGGAGACCAAGGTGACCGTCAAGACGGTGCTCGCCAAGGACCCGATCCTGCACCTGGCCCGGCGGGCCACCTTCGGGGCGACGCCCGCGGTCGTCGCCGACATCAAGAAGCTGGGCATCGACGGCTGGATCCGCGCCCAGCTCGACCCGGACAAGATCGAGCCGAGCAAGGCCGAGCTGAAGCTCGCCGAGCTGCCCACGCAGAAGCTCTCGGTGCAGCAGCTGCGCGACCAGCGGGACAAGCTCAACGAGCAGGGCGCCCAGCCCGAGCGCGAGATGATCGACGCCACCCTGGCCCGGCAGATCTGGTCGAAGCGCCAGCTGTTCGAGGTGATGGTCGACTTCTGGAACGACTTCCTGCACGTCGCCGCGGAATTCGACGGCGGCGAGGTCTACCGCAACTCGTTCGACAAGGACGTGGTGCGGGCGCACGCGCTGGGCAGCTACCCGGAGATGCTGGTCGCCGCGAACAAGCACCCCGCGCTGCTGATCTACCTGAACCAGAAGGACTCCCGCAAGGACGCAATCAACGAGAACCTCGCCCGGGAGAACCTGGAGCTCTACTCGGTCGGCGTGGACGGCGGCTACAAGGAGCCGGACGTGCGCCAGGCGGCCATGCTCCAGACCGGCCGCGGCGTCGAGGACGGCAAGTACGTCTTCAAGCCCGAGCAGCACTACGTCGGGAAGGTGAAGATCCTCGGCTTCACGCACCCCAACAACTCGGCGGACCCGAAGAAGGCCGAAGCGGCGATCGACCAGTACATCGCCTACATCGCGCTGCACCCGTCGACCGCGAAGTACGTGGCGCAGAGCCTGGCGACGAGGTTCGTCTCGGACACCCCGCCGAAGTCCCTCGTGGACCGGCTGGCCAAGACGTACACCACCAACAACGGCCTGATCAAGCCGGTGTTGATGGCCCTGTTCAGCTCCTCGGAGTTCTGGGCCGCGGTCGGCCAGAAGGTACGCCGGCCGATGGAGTACCTGGTCTCCACGTACCGCGTCCTGGGCGTCTCGCCGGATCCGTCCCCGAAGCAGGACAACGGCGACAACAAGCGCACCCCGTTCGCCCGCGGCCTGCGGCAGATCCACGACAAGCTGCGCGAGCTGGGCCAGTACCCGATGGGCCAGCCCACCCCGGACGGCTACCCGGACGTCTACGTCGCCTGGACCTCGGCCGGCACCATGGTCAACGGCTGGAACGAGGCCGGCGAGATCCTGGCCGGCTACCGCACCGCCTTCACGTACACGGCACCGGAGAAGCTGGTCGCCAAGCCGCCGGCGACCGCCGGGGCGTACGTGGACGCGCTGGCCCAGCGGCTGGTGAACCAGAAGCTGAGCACCCGGGAGAAGAACCTGATCCTTGGTGTGGCCGGCGTGCCGGCGAGCGCCAAGGTCGATGCCACGTTCAACGGGGCCATCACCGCCGTCGCGCGGGCGATCCTCGCGTCCCCCCAGCACCACCTCCGGTGA
- a CDS encoding DUF3040 domain-containing protein, with the protein MLSKEDQRRFDQITRQLRESDPAFFNRLDHRVRARRGRYLMLLTIVLWASLPAMTVFAGRLAGAICAVVLVANAAIMWRFRRRWT; encoded by the coding sequence ATGCTCAGCAAAGAGGATCAGCGCAGGTTCGACCAGATCACCCGTCAGCTCCGGGAGAGCGACCCGGCATTCTTCAACCGGCTGGATCATCGGGTCCGGGCCCGCAGGGGCCGTTACCTGATGTTGTTGACCATCGTGCTGTGGGCGTCACTGCCGGCGATGACCGTGTTCGCCGGTCGCCTGGCCGGCGCGATCTGCGCGGTGGTGCTGGTGGCGAACGCCGCGATCATGTGGCGGTTCCGACGCCGCTGGACGTAA
- a CDS encoding SWIM zinc finger family protein translates to MSTDRFADYGRPRRVDGGLRARSARGAIGRSWWSRRFLEVLESFALGTRLTRGRSYARAGQVLRLDIAPGLVSAVVQGSRPQPYQVSIALAPFPAALWSQVEEELAGQAFFSARLLAGDLPDELEELFAAAGAPLFPAGVDELTQRCSCPDFAVPCKHLAATFYLLAEAFDADPFELLHWRGRARAELLERLRARRAEATGAELPPGPSTAPHADADGESISDVPESSVDEAGTPAGAARALAGLSATPLAEAVDRFWLPPVPLPDRPPRLATGPDLLLRQLGPPAPAIGGPGLLERLRRAYRAFGPGDR, encoded by the coding sequence GTGAGTACCGACCGGTTCGCCGACTACGGCCGTCCCCGCCGCGTCGACGGCGGCCTGCGGGCGCGCAGCGCCCGGGGCGCGATCGGCCGGTCCTGGTGGTCGCGACGCTTCCTGGAGGTGCTCGAGTCGTTCGCACTCGGCACCCGGCTGACCCGCGGCCGGTCGTACGCGCGGGCCGGTCAGGTACTCCGGCTCGACATCGCGCCCGGGCTGGTCAGCGCCGTGGTGCAGGGCTCCCGGCCGCAGCCGTACCAGGTCTCCATCGCGCTGGCGCCGTTCCCGGCCGCGCTCTGGTCCCAGGTCGAGGAGGAGCTGGCCGGACAGGCGTTCTTCAGCGCCCGGCTGCTCGCCGGGGACCTTCCCGACGAGCTGGAGGAGCTGTTCGCCGCCGCCGGCGCACCGCTCTTCCCGGCGGGCGTGGACGAGTTGACCCAGCGGTGCAGCTGCCCCGACTTCGCGGTGCCGTGCAAGCACCTCGCGGCGACCTTCTACCTGCTGGCCGAGGCGTTCGACGCGGACCCGTTCGAGCTGCTGCACTGGCGCGGGCGCGCTCGCGCGGAACTGCTCGAGCGGCTCCGGGCCCGACGCGCCGAGGCCACCGGGGCGGAGTTGCCGCCCGGACCGAGCACCGCCCCGCACGCGGACGCCGACGGTGAGTCCATTTCGGACGTACCCGAATCCTCTGTGGACGAGGCCGGTACGCCGGCTGGCGCGGCGCGGGCGCTCGCCGGGTTGTCGGCGACCCCGTTGGCGGAGGCGGTGGACCGGTTCTGGCTGCCACCGGTGCCGTTGCCCGATCGCCCGCCCCGGTTGGCGACCGGACCGGATCTGCTGTTGCGCCAACTCGGCCCGCCGGCGCCGGCCATCGGCGGGCCGGGACTGCTCGAACGGCTGCGCCGGGCGTACCGGGCGTTCGGCCCGGGCGACCGGTGA
- a CDS encoding DEAD/DEAH box helicase: MLVIHGLWLPGDGSTAGLAVWAEDSAAPAAAPRRPGRAPRERPHPFAAGHAALATALADAAEPARPDTVLLTLPTRAGAPMDSPELIRVAVAPPARGRVTLAGWRVPVLVYAPDEALPLLRALDELPAVPGATLRHLAELADFAADLVTRGRVLPGVSTTVGALPGAGTAGSGDRPAGASSAEAAVQVPALAVWRPLLTGTDAAWARSLALALPPAARAATVPAAVPAAAPVAVPAGTAATAPAAAPATTVPATTVPDSTELTAGALVADALDALTDAAARAALATTTLARGLRPGGPAPAWLAALAGPRRDFTVDPVALVTLRAELDAWQRDAAGGPVRASFRLVEPAPDEVTEPILATRPVRADAAPSTVGADPTEGGLTEGGPVEAEPTRPELIAAEPVGAGRWRLEFGLQAADEPGLHVDAGQVWRAPQTLGGLANRAASPQETLLAELGRASRLWPDLDAALRTAAPEAMELDVEGAHRFLSEGAPVLHAAGFGVLLPSWWQRPSARLGARLRARSRTAPGTVTGADAGVGLDALVDYRWEVALGEHPLSADELAALAELKTPLVRLRGRWVELDPGRLAAGLRLLRSAGELTVADLLRLGLADGEDTGALPVLEVTADGALGDLLAGAVERRLTPLDPPPGFQGTLRPYQRRGLAWLAFLRSLGLGGVLADDMGLGKTVQLLALLAGDPPDAGPTLLVCPMSLVGNWQREAARFTPRLRVHVHHGAERARGAEFTTAAHGADLVLTTYSVAARDAVDLAGIDWHRVVVDEAQAIKNASTRQAEAVRALPARQRVAVTGTPVENRLADLWSIMQFANPGLLGPAATFRKRFAEPIERHGDAEAAERLRRITGPFVLRRLKTDSSIISDLPEKLEMEVLCNLTAEQAALYRVVVDDMLARIESSDGIERRGLVLATMTRLKQVCNHPAQLLRDGSPLEGRSGKLARLTEILEEVLAAGERALLFTQYAEFGAMLRGHLSARFGREVLFLHGGLGKAERDAMVQRFQSAEGPPLFVLSLKAGGTGLTLTAANHVVHVDRWWNPAVEDQATDRAFRIGQRRRVQVRKFVCAGTVEEKVAALIADKRSLAERVVGTGEQWITELSTGQLQELFALEAGAVVE; this comes from the coding sequence GTGCTGGTCATCCACGGGCTGTGGTTGCCCGGCGACGGCTCGACCGCCGGCCTCGCGGTCTGGGCCGAGGACAGCGCGGCCCCGGCCGCCGCGCCGCGCCGTCCCGGGCGGGCGCCCCGCGAACGCCCACACCCCTTCGCCGCCGGGCATGCCGCGCTGGCCACCGCCCTCGCGGACGCCGCCGAGCCGGCCCGTCCGGACACCGTGCTGCTCACCCTGCCCACCCGGGCCGGCGCGCCGATGGACTCACCGGAGCTGATCCGGGTCGCCGTCGCGCCACCGGCCCGTGGCCGGGTCACCCTGGCCGGGTGGCGGGTCCCCGTGCTGGTGTACGCCCCCGACGAAGCGCTGCCGCTCCTGCGCGCCCTGGACGAGCTTCCGGCGGTGCCCGGGGCCACCCTGCGCCACCTCGCCGAGCTGGCCGACTTCGCCGCCGACCTGGTGACCCGGGGCCGTGTCCTTCCCGGCGTCAGCACCACGGTGGGTGCCCTGCCGGGTGCTGGCACGGCCGGGTCGGGGGACCGGCCGGCCGGAGCGTCGTCGGCGGAGGCCGCCGTGCAGGTGCCGGCGCTGGCCGTCTGGCGACCGCTGCTGACCGGCACCGATGCCGCCTGGGCGCGGTCCCTGGCGCTGGCTCTGCCACCAGCCGCCCGAGCCGCCACCGTGCCGGCTGCCGTGCCTGCCGCCGCGCCTGTCGCCGTGCCGGCCGGCACGGCGGCCACCGCGCCAGCCGCCGCGCCGGCCACCACCGTGCCGGCCACCACCGTGCCGGACAGCACCGAGTTGACGGCCGGTGCGCTGGTCGCGGACGCGCTCGACGCGCTGACCGACGCGGCCGCCCGGGCCGCCCTGGCGACCACCACGCTGGCCCGGGGTCTGCGGCCGGGCGGCCCGGCGCCGGCCTGGCTGGCGGCGCTCGCCGGCCCCCGCCGCGACTTCACCGTCGATCCGGTCGCGCTGGTCACCCTCCGCGCCGAGCTGGACGCCTGGCAACGCGACGCCGCCGGGGGACCCGTCCGGGCCAGCTTCCGCCTGGTGGAGCCGGCGCCCGACGAGGTCACCGAGCCGATCCTGGCCACCCGCCCGGTGCGGGCCGACGCCGCGCCGTCGACGGTCGGAGCCGACCCGACCGAGGGCGGCTTGACCGAGGGCGGCCCGGTCGAGGCTGAGCCGACCCGGCCGGAACTGATCGCGGCGGAGCCGGTCGGGGCCGGGCGGTGGCGGCTGGAGTTCGGGTTGCAGGCGGCCGACGAGCCGGGCCTGCACGTCGACGCCGGGCAGGTCTGGCGGGCGCCGCAGACGCTCGGCGGCCTGGCCAATCGCGCGGCCAGCCCGCAGGAGACCCTGCTCGCCGAACTGGGCCGCGCCAGCCGGCTCTGGCCGGACCTCGACGCCGCGCTGCGCACCGCCGCCCCCGAGGCGATGGAGCTGGACGTCGAGGGAGCGCACCGGTTCCTCAGCGAGGGCGCCCCGGTCCTGCACGCCGCCGGCTTCGGGGTGCTGCTGCCCTCCTGGTGGCAGCGCCCGTCGGCGCGGCTCGGCGCCCGGCTGCGTGCCCGCAGCCGGACCGCACCCGGCACGGTGACGGGCGCCGACGCTGGCGTCGGGTTGGACGCGCTGGTCGACTACCGCTGGGAGGTGGCGCTCGGCGAGCACCCGCTGTCCGCCGACGAGTTGGCCGCGCTGGCCGAGCTGAAGACCCCGCTGGTGCGGCTGCGCGGCCGGTGGGTGGAGCTGGACCCAGGGCGGCTCGCCGCCGGGCTGCGCCTGCTCCGCTCGGCCGGCGAGCTGACCGTCGCCGATCTGCTCCGCCTCGGGCTGGCCGACGGCGAGGACACCGGGGCGCTGCCGGTGCTGGAGGTGACCGCCGACGGGGCGCTGGGCGACCTGCTCGCCGGCGCGGTCGAGCGACGGCTCACCCCACTGGACCCGCCACCGGGCTTCCAGGGCACGCTGCGGCCGTACCAACGGCGCGGGTTGGCGTGGCTGGCGTTCCTGCGGTCGCTGGGCCTCGGCGGCGTGCTCGCCGACGACATGGGGCTGGGTAAGACCGTGCAGCTGCTCGCGTTGCTGGCCGGGGACCCGCCGGACGCCGGACCGACCCTGCTGGTCTGCCCGATGTCCCTGGTCGGCAACTGGCAGCGGGAGGCGGCGCGGTTCACCCCGAGGCTGCGCGTACACGTACACCACGGGGCGGAGCGGGCCCGCGGCGCGGAGTTCACCACGGCCGCGCACGGCGCGGACCTGGTCCTCACCACCTACTCGGTGGCCGCCCGCGACGCCGTCGATCTGGCCGGCATCGACTGGCACCGGGTGGTGGTGGACGAGGCGCAGGCGATCAAGAACGCCTCGACCCGGCAGGCCGAGGCCGTCCGTGCGCTGCCCGCCCGGCAGCGGGTGGCGGTGACCGGCACGCCGGTCGAGAACCGGCTCGCCGACCTCTGGTCGATCATGCAGTTCGCCAACCCGGGCCTGCTCGGCCCGGCCGCGACGTTCCGCAAGCGGTTCGCCGAGCCGATCGAGCGGCACGGTGATGCCGAGGCCGCCGAGCGGCTGCGCCGGATCACCGGCCCGTTCGTGCTGCGCCGGCTCAAGACCGACTCGTCGATCATCTCCGACCTGCCGGAGAAGCTGGAGATGGAGGTGCTCTGCAACCTCACCGCCGAGCAGGCCGCCCTGTACCGGGTGGTGGTCGACGACATGCTCGCGCGGATCGAGTCCAGCGACGGCATCGAACGTCGCGGGCTGGTGCTGGCCACCATGACCCGCCTGAAGCAGGTCTGCAACCACCCGGCCCAGCTGCTGCGGGACGGTTCGCCGCTGGAGGGCCGCTCCGGCAAGCTGGCCCGGTTGACCGAGATCCTGGAAGAGGTGCTGGCAGCGGGGGAGCGGGCGCTGCTGTTCACCCAGTACGCCGAGTTCGGCGCGATGCTGCGCGGTCACCTGTCCGCGCGGTTCGGCCGGGAGGTGCTGTTCCTGCACGGTGGGCTCGGCAAGGCCGAGCGGGACGCCATGGTGCAGCGGTTCCAGTCCGCGGAGGGGCCACCGCTGTTCGTCCTCTCGCTCAAGGCCGGCGGCACCGGGCTCACCCTGACCGCCGCCAACCATGTCGTGCACGTGGACCGGTGGTGGAACCCGGCGGTGGAGGACCAGGCCACCGACCGGGCGTTCCGGATCGGGCAGCGGCGGCGGGTGCAGGTCCGCAAGTTCGTCTGCGCCGGCACGGTGGAGGAGAAGGTGGCCGCGCTGATCGCCGACAAGCGCAGCCTCGCCGAGCGGGTGGTCGGCACCGGCGAGCAGTGGATCACCGAGCTGTCCACCGGGCAGCTGCAGGAGCTGTTCGCCCTGGAGGCTGGGGCGGTGGTGGAGTGA
- a CDS encoding carbohydrate kinase family protein: MVDLLVIGGLGVDVRVRVPALPLPAADSHIVEPIELRIGNTGAGVALAGRALGLRVRVVDTLGADPAGDLVRAALSRAGVPAVLAEDPAGTRRSVNLVDPGGRRMSLYDPRGWRGGPPFPPTELAELVRNARHVHLSIMDWTVPLLPAVRAALPAGVPLSTDLHDWDGANPYHRPFAEVADLILVSGVRLAHQAVALAGGLAPRTVVVTRGADGAELYPGDGTALPVPPATPPRLVVDSNGAGDAFAAGLIAGQLRGRQLAEAARYAARVAAAACTHDGMEYPPGLLPAD; encoded by the coding sequence ATGGTCGACCTGCTGGTGATCGGCGGGCTCGGAGTGGACGTACGGGTCCGGGTGCCTGCGCTGCCGCTACCGGCCGCCGATTCACACATCGTCGAGCCTATCGAGCTGCGGATCGGCAACACCGGCGCCGGTGTGGCGTTGGCCGGGCGGGCACTCGGCCTGCGGGTACGGGTGGTCGACACCCTCGGCGCGGACCCGGCCGGCGACCTGGTCCGGGCTGCGCTGAGCCGGGCCGGGGTGCCGGCGGTGCTGGCCGAGGATCCCGCCGGGACCCGGCGATCGGTGAACCTGGTGGACCCGGGCGGGCGGCGGATGTCGCTGTACGACCCGCGTGGATGGCGGGGCGGTCCGCCGTTCCCTCCGACGGAGCTGGCCGAGCTGGTCCGGAACGCCCGGCACGTACACCTTTCGATCATGGACTGGACGGTGCCGCTGCTGCCCGCGGTGCGGGCCGCCCTCCCGGCGGGTGTGCCGCTCTCCACCGACCTGCACGACTGGGACGGCGCGAACCCCTACCACCGGCCGTTCGCCGAGGTCGCCGACCTGATCCTGGTCAGCGGGGTGCGGCTCGCCCACCAGGCCGTCGCGCTCGCCGGCGGGCTGGCGCCCCGCACCGTGGTGGTGACCCGGGGCGCGGACGGCGCCGAGCTGTACCCGGGCGACGGCACGGCGCTGCCGGTACCGCCCGCCACGCCGCCGCGGCTGGTGGTGGACAGCAACGGGGCGGGCGACGCCTTCGCGGCCGGGCTGATCGCCGGTCAACTGCGCGGCCGGCAGCTGGCGGAGGCGGCCCGGTACGCGGCCCGGGTGGCCGCCGCCGCCTGCACCCACGACGGCATGGAGTACCCGCCGGGCCTGTTACCCGCCGATTGA
- a CDS encoding DinB family protein — protein sequence MEQTIDPTLGPVLARTGNERAVLDSFLDFHRAVVLRKLRGLSDAEAARRLVPSATTLAGLVKHLTLVERNWFATLLAPEPGDVYLTSDEDAVASFTIDVHDTVEGLVEAYERACARSRTVAARFDLDHVVPHPQLGEVSLRWILVHMIEETARHAGHADILRELTDGESGAV from the coding sequence ATGGAGCAGACGATCGATCCGACACTCGGCCCGGTGCTCGCCCGCACCGGCAATGAGCGTGCCGTGCTGGACTCGTTCCTCGATTTCCACCGTGCCGTGGTGCTGCGCAAGCTGCGGGGCCTGTCCGACGCCGAAGCGGCCCGCCGGCTGGTGCCCTCGGCGACCACGCTCGCCGGGCTGGTCAAGCACCTGACCCTGGTCGAGCGGAACTGGTTCGCGACCCTGCTGGCCCCCGAGCCCGGCGACGTGTACCTGACCTCGGACGAGGACGCGGTGGCGAGCTTCACGATCGACGTGCACGACACCGTCGAGGGGCTCGTCGAGGCGTACGAGCGGGCCTGCGCCCGGTCCCGGACGGTCGCCGCGCGCTTCGACCTCGACCACGTGGTGCCGCACCCGCAGCTGGGCGAAGTGTCGCTGCGCTGGATCCTGGTGCACATGATCGAGGAGACGGCCCGGCACGCCGGTCACGCCGACATCCTGCGGGAGCTGACCGACGGCGAGTCCGGCGCCGTCTGA
- a CDS encoding polysaccharide pyruvyl transferase family protein: MTHGAGLTIGVLGSYGGRNLGDEAILTGLLADLRTQEPNARIIVFSRHPEHTRVAHPDVEAVPWEGVSRTDSALILAQLDLLILGGGGILYDREARRYLRVVRVAQERGLPLITYAVGVGPLSDSVDTGMVRETLASAVQVTVRDQESRMVLEEAGLLNPITVTADPAFLLQPADFPLDLLREEGVPAGRRLVGISVREPGRAAERLDVDGYHRLLAQIGDFLVNRIDAYVLFVPMERDDIRHAHGVLSHMIAAERGRILHGTYSPQQVLGLMRHFDLAVGMRLHFLIFAAMVGTPFLPLPYAGKVFDLAQRLGVPALRGVEREVEGPLLAEVDRLWDEREQRAEATARRVAEVCEQARGTSEVTRGVLDSLRSQTLTRV; the protein is encoded by the coding sequence ATGACGCATGGTGCTGGACTGACCATCGGTGTGCTCGGGTCGTACGGTGGCCGAAACCTCGGCGACGAGGCGATCCTCACCGGCCTGCTCGCCGATCTGCGCACGCAGGAGCCGAACGCCCGCATCATCGTCTTCTCCCGTCACCCCGAGCACACCCGGGTCGCGCACCCCGACGTCGAGGCGGTGCCCTGGGAGGGCGTCAGCCGCACCGACTCCGCCCTGATCCTGGCCCAGCTCGACCTGCTCATCCTGGGCGGCGGTGGGATCCTCTACGACCGGGAGGCCCGCCGCTACCTGCGGGTGGTCCGGGTCGCCCAGGAACGCGGCCTGCCCCTGATCACGTACGCGGTGGGGGTCGGGCCGCTCAGCGACTCGGTGGACACCGGGATGGTCCGGGAAACGCTCGCCAGCGCGGTCCAGGTGACCGTCCGCGACCAGGAGTCCCGGATGGTGCTGGAGGAAGCGGGGCTGCTCAACCCGATCACGGTCACCGCCGACCCGGCGTTCCTGTTGCAGCCGGCGGACTTCCCGCTCGATCTGCTGCGCGAGGAGGGGGTACCGGCCGGCAGGCGGCTGGTCGGGATCAGCGTGCGGGAGCCGGGACGGGCCGCCGAACGGCTCGACGTGGACGGCTACCACCGGCTGCTGGCCCAGATCGGTGACTTCCTGGTGAACCGGATCGACGCGTACGTGCTGTTCGTGCCAATGGAACGCGACGACATCCGGCACGCCCACGGGGTGCTGTCCCACATGATCGCCGCCGAGCGGGGGCGGATCCTGCACGGCACCTACTCGCCGCAGCAGGTGCTCGGGCTGATGCGCCACTTCGACCTGGCCGTGGGCATGCGCCTGCACTTCCTGATCTTCGCGGCGATGGTCGGCACCCCGTTCCTGCCGCTGCCGTACGCCGGCAAGGTCTTCGACCTGGCCCAGCGGCTCGGCGTGCCGGCGCTGCGCGGCGTGGAGCGGGAGGTCGAGGGGCCGCTGCTGGCCGAGGTCGACCGGCTCTGGGACGAGCGGGAGCAGCGCGCCGAGGCCACCGCACGGCGGGTGGCCGAGGTCTGCGAGCAGGCCCGGGGCACCTCCGAGGTCACCCGTGGCGTCCTGGACAGCCTGCGTAGCCAGACCCTCACCCGGGTCTGA
- a CDS encoding GNAT family N-acetyltransferase translates to MTEQELGRLREPLERLYAEDLVAHRGLTPEAARERSASQLRELLPAGAATEGVLLRVARVDDAEVGWIWVTLPGTAGATDKAGPMRAWIHNIEVHPAHRGRGHARRMIQLMEAELARLDVPELGLNVFGTNTVAIGLYRSMGFEVTSQQMAKRIDPAG, encoded by the coding sequence ATGACCGAGCAGGAACTGGGCCGGCTGCGCGAGCCGCTGGAGCGGTTGTACGCCGAGGATCTGGTGGCGCACCGGGGGTTGACCCCGGAGGCGGCCCGGGAGCGGTCGGCGAGCCAGCTGCGGGAGCTGTTGCCGGCGGGCGCGGCCACCGAGGGCGTGCTGCTGCGGGTGGCCCGGGTCGACGACGCCGAGGTCGGCTGGATCTGGGTGACGCTGCCCGGAACGGCCGGCGCGACCGACAAGGCCGGCCCGATGCGGGCCTGGATCCACAACATCGAGGTGCATCCGGCGCACCGGGGCCGGGGGCACGCGCGTCGGATGATCCAGCTCATGGAGGCGGAACTGGCCCGTCTCGACGTGCCCGAGCTGGGGTTGAACGTCTTCGGCACGAACACCGTGGCGATCGGGCTCTACCGGAGCATGGGGTTCGAGGTCACCTCCCAGCAGATGGCCAAGCGGATCGACCCGGCGGGCTGA